A window of Lodderomyces beijingensis strain CBS 14171 genome assembly, chromosome: 1 contains these coding sequences:
- a CDS encoding 40S ribosomal protein uS8 yields the protein MTRTSVLADALNAINNAEKTGKRQVLIRPSSKVIIRFLTVMQKHGYIGEFEYIDDHRSGKIVVQLNGRLNKCGVISPRFNVKIGDIERWTDNLLPARQFGYVILTTSAGIMDHEEARRKHVSGKILGFVY from the coding sequence ATGACCAGAACCTCAGTCTTAGCAGATGCGTTGAACgccatcaacaacgccGAAAAGACCGGTAAGAGACAAGTTCTCATCAGACCATCTTCAAAAGTCATCATCAGGTTCTTGACAGTCATGCAGAAACACGGCTACATTGGCGAATTCGAATACATCGACGACCACAGATCAGGAAAGATTGTTGTGCAATTAAACGGCAGATTGAACAAGTGTGGTGTCATCTCCCCAAGATTCAATGTCAAGATTGGTGACATTGAAAGATGGACTGACAACTTGTTGCCAGCTAGACAGTTTGGTTACGTGATCTTGACTACTTCTGCCGGTATCATGGACCACGAAGAAGCTAGAAGAAAGCACGTTTCTGGTAAGATCTTGGGTTTCGTCTACTAG
- a CDS encoding 40S ribosomal protein uS11, translating to MSADRSQVFGVARIFASFNDTFVHVTDLSGKETIARVTGGMKVKADRDESSPYAAMLAAQDVAAKCKEVGITAVHIKLRATGGTKTKTPGPGGQSALRALARSGLRIGRIEDVTPVPSDSTRRKGGRRGRRL from the exons ATGTCAGCTG ACCGTTctcaagtttttggtgttgcaaGAATCTTTGCCTCATTCAACGATACCTTCGTACACGTTACTGATTTAtcaggaaaagaaaccatTGCCAGAGTCACTGGTGGTATGAAAGTCAAGGCTGACAGAGATGAATCATCCCCATACGCTGCTATGTTGGCTGCACAAGATGTTGCTGCTAAATGTAAGGAAGTTGGTATTACTGCTGTCCACATCAAATTGAGAGCTACCGGTGGtaccaagaccaagacccCTGGTCCAGGTGGTCAATCCGCTTTGAGAGCCTTGGCTAGATCCGGTTTGAGAATTGGAAGAATCGAAGATGTTACTCCAGTTCCATCCGATTCCACCAGAAGAAAGGGTGGTAGAAGAGGTAGAAGATTGTAA